The Methanocaldococcus infernus ME region GTATTCTTTATTGTCTCCCATGATCTCACCATTCAGGATATTCAAGTTTATCAAGAAAAGGAGAATCATAAATGACTTGTATGCTGATAATTCAAAAGGCTCATCTTTGACAAACTTGGCTCTAATTTTTGATATAAAACCATTTATTAATTGATAGTAATCAACTTTTTTATTTGATATTATAATATTTAATAATCTTAAAAAGTCCTCATTGCCAAAAAATTCTTTTATGTATCCAAGTCTGAATCTTAAGCCTTCCCTATCATCAAAATTTTTTAATATATTTTTGAAATATTCTCTTTCTTTTTTTGAGAGTTTCTTATATTTTAATTTAAAATATTTGAATATACCATAGTTTTCTACTCTATCAATTTCAGCATATAATTTAGCAAATCTTGATGGAAGAATATCTTCAATCATTTGTGTAATTTTAAAATCATTTCCTTCTTTAAAGAACATAAATGTTATGTACATGTAAATATCTTTTTTTGAAAGATTTTCAAATAGCTTTTTCTCTCTATAGGAATAGTCTTTAGTTCCAAATTCTTCAGCCATCTTCTCTAATCTCTTTAAAACATCTCCAATATACTTTTCATCTAAAACTTTTGGGATAATGTAAAGATCATTGCCATAAAATTTTACTCTTAAATGTTCATCTAAGTAGTTCTTTCCCTCTTTAATATATAAGGCACACTTTAAACATATTGGAAAGGTTTTCCAAGCTTCATTTGGCTTTAAACCACTAACATTTCCAATCTTATCTATAGTATAAAATTTAAATTCTCTAAATAGTCCAAAAACCTCCCCTTCTTTGTTACAAATTGAACAAACCCCTTTTCCTTTTGCAACAACATTCCCTGTTTTCATGTAATAATAGTCCATAGTGGCTTTATATATGAAGTATTCTTTAAATTCTTCTATATCTCCAACATATATTTCCTCATTTCCTCTTTTAAAAGTCAGAGTTAAAATGATTCCCTCATTTGGATATCTTTTTTTTAATTTTTTAATATCTTCAATTATTTGTTTCTCCTTTTCTTTAAGTACTTGTTCTAATTTTTTTAAAAATTCAGTTTCTTTATATTTTTTTGCATCACTAACAGCTTTTAATATTTTATTTTTAAATGTTTTTTCTGGTTCTGTTAACTTAGATGTTGGACTTAGGTCAGCTCCTCTTGCAGATCCTTTTTTGTAAAGTAATTTTAATATTAGAGATTTATCAAAACTATCATCAAAAACCCCTAAATAGTTAAAATTTTCATCAAAGGTTATTTTAAAAATAATATTATATTTATTGTCAATATTTGGATTCTCTACAAGTATTGATAAGGGATTGTTAATATCTTTTTCTTCTTTTTTAATGATGTATTTACCAATTGCTGCTACACTTGATAGCATAGTTATCACCAGTTTGATATATATAACTGAATAATCATATATAACTTTTAAGATTTTCAACTGGTGAAGTTATGGACATTATATTAAAATCTTATGGATTTTTTATATATAAAAAAGGAGATAGGTTTATTTTTGAAGTTAAAGAAAATGGAGAAGTAAAGAAAGTTGAGATCTCTGCAAGTAAAGTTAAAAGAATAATTTTAGGAAAAGATGGAACTATTACTACATCAGCAATTAACTTAGCAATAGAATACAATATTCCAATAATATTTTTAAAAAATGAGGATCCTACAGCAATGATATGGCATTGTAAGTTAGGTAAGACTGGAAAAATAAGAAGAAATCAGATAAAGTTTTCAGACACTATTGAAGGAATGAAATATGCATCAAAATGGATTGAAAGAAAAATGAAAAATCAAATAGATTTTTTAAAAGAGCTTAAAAAGAACCATGGTAAGAAAGGAGATTTTAACAAAATAATTGATAATATAAAAGAGTGTATTGATGATTTAAATAGATACTTAAATAATACAAAGGAAAATTTAGGGACTGTTAGAGACACTATTATTGGAATTGAAGGGACTGCCTCAAAATACTATTTTAAAGGAATTAATTTAGCTCTTCCAGAAAAATATAAATTTAGTGAGAGAAGTAGAAGACCTGCAAAGGATAGGTTTAATGCTCTACTAAATTATGGTTATGGAATGCTTTATCCAGTTGTAGAAAAAGCTTGTATAGTTTCTGGTTTAGATCCATATATTGGATTTATACATTCTGATGGATATAATAAGAGGTCATTAGTCTATGATATAATAGAGATATATAGAATTTATGTGGATAAAGGAGTTGTAAGTTTTATAAATAAAAAGAAAGTAAAAGATGAGTTTTTTATTAAACTACATAATGGAGTAGCCTTGTCAGATACAGGAATTAAAGAGTTTGCAGCATTCATAAATGAATATATATTTGATAAAGAGCTTGAGATTTATAAAAAGAGATATAAATTTCCTGATGCTATACAAAAGGAATGTTATAAAATTGCAAATGATATAAGGGAGAGATATTTATGATTTATGTAATTTATGATATAAGTGATGATAAAATTAGAAAAAAAGTTTCTGATAAGTGTTTAAATTATGGATTATTAAGAATCCAAAAAAGTGTATTTGCGGGAAATCTAAACAAAAATAGAATTGATGAATTAAGAGTTTTCTGTGAGAATATTATTGAAGAGAATGACAAAGTTTACATAATTGAAGTTTGTGAAAAGTGTTTTGGAAAGTTAATTTGTATTGGTGAAGAATTTGATAAGGAGTTAGTTAATGACTCTAAAAAAACTATGGTGCTCTAAAATGGAATTTGATATGATAACAGTGTCAGATGTTATTGAATACTTATACTGTCCAAGATTTGTTTATTTTGAGAGAGTTTTAGGAATTCTTCAACATGAGGAAAAAAGAGAAAAAGTTTTAATTGGAAGGCATATTCATGAGCTGAAAGAAAAAATAAATAAAAACTATATCAGAAAATCAATAAATGCTAAATCAAAATATTCAAATGTTTATCTATCATCTAAGAAATACAAAATAGTTGGGATTGTAGATGAAGTTTTAGAATTAAATGATGGAAGCTTTTCACCTCTAGACTATAAGTTTGCAGAGTATAAAAGTAGATTATTTAAAACATATAAGTATCAATCTGTTTTGTATGGCTTATTGATTAAAGAAAATTTTAATGTCAATGTAAATAAAGGGTTTATAGTTTATGTGAGAAGTGGAAATCTTATTAAAGAAATTAAATTCAAAAAAGAAGATTTTAAAAAAGCTATTGAATTCATTAAACTTATATTTGAGATTATTGAAGATGAAAAATTTCCCATAGATATTAAAGTTAATAAAAAGAAATGTATTGATTGTTGTTATAGAAATTTATGCTGCCTTTAGAAGGAAACTTTTATAAGAAACTTTTAGAAAAAGTTTCATCAAAAGGAATTAGTTTGATGGGTTTTTATTTTTTTGTTATTAGTTATTTGGATATCGCTATTAACGTTTTTAATTAAGTTTTCTTGCTTTTATATAGGGGTTGTTGAAAATTGGTACGAGAAAATTGGGGAAAAGTAATACTGATTTTTTCGTTGGAGAATTGTGATTTTTTAGTTTTTTGGTTTGTTTGCTGTTATTTTATATGTTTTAGGTTTAGTTAGGAGTTGTTTTTAGTGAAATAAGGGTTAATTGCTGAGCTTTATTTTAACGGTTGTGCATAGTATTTTTAAATGGAGGGAACAATCTTTCTTACTTTTATATAGGGGTTCAATAATCAACCAGTAAGAAAACTCGGGTTTAAAAAGAAAGTTTTTTATAGGAGTTTTGATATAAAATAAGGACAGACATTAAGGGTTTGAATCGCCAGTCCATTAAAACAAGGATGGAAACTAAGTATCAATTTCTAATGTACCTTGGGTATCTGGGTTTGAATCGCCAGTCCATTAAAACAAGGATGGAAACCTTGTGCTTTTTCTTCTTGCCATTATCTCATTCCTCGTTTGAATCGCCAGTCCATTAAAACAAGGATGGAAACAGATGGACGGGTTGTTTTCTCATATCAATGATTTGTGTTTGAATCGCCAGTCCATTAAAACAAGGATGGAAACTTCACAGGAGTATGTTTAGGTGGTGGAAAATCAGATTCGTTTGAATCGCCAGTCCATTAAAACAAGGATGGAAACATAAAATAAGAGCGTATTCTCTAAAAAACTTTGGCTTGTTTGAATCGCCAGTCCATTAAAACAAGGATGGAAACCCCAGCAGATCTATGTCCTCCATTCCCGAGGAAAATGTGTTTGAATCGCCAGTCCATTAAAACAAGGATGGAAACCTTTTGCAGTTTTTAGGATGTGCATTTAACCAAACAAAAGTTTGAATCGCCAGTCCATTAAAACAAGAAAAAATGAAAAACATGATAGAAATTAGAGGAAAAAACAAGGAAGAAATTCTAAAGAAGATTGAGAGCTTAGGAGAGCATGAGGAAATATATATAAATAAAGAGCTTGATAGAGATATAGCTATAGCTCTCCTGGAAAATGTTGAGCCTTCTAAAATATATATCCCCATATCTAAATATAAAAGAAGCTCAAAGAAAATTCTTAAAGCTCTTGAGAAAATAGGAGTTGAAGTAATTCCAATTAAAGCCAAGGTTGGGAAGCCAACAAATATAGATAAAATTATAAAAAAATACTTAGATAAGAAGCCTAAGGAAATAGCTGAGCTTACAGGAATTAACTTAAAAACTGTTGAATATCACTACTACAAGCTAAAAAAGAGGGAAAAGGGTTGTATATCATCATCTCAGGTTTAGGAAGGGTGGGCTTTACCTTAGCTAAATACTTAGAAAAGAAACATGACTTAGTTTTAATTGACATAAACCCTAAGAAGTGTGAAATAGCCAGTAATGAGATTGATGGGATAGTAATAAATGGAGATTGTACAAAAATTAAAATTTTGGAGGATGCTGGCATAGATAATGCTGACTACTACATAGCTGTCACTGGGAAGGATGAAGTGAATTTGTTAAGCTCTCTTTTAGCTAAGAGTTATGGTGTCAAAACCATAGCAAGGATCTCTGAGCTTGAGTATAAAGATGTCTTTGAGAGGCTTGGGATTGACATAACCATCTCCCCTGAAATTATAGCAGCTAAATATATTGAGAAACTAATTGAAAGGCCAGGAATTATAGACTTGGCTATAGTTGGAAGAGGGGAAGCTGAAATCTTAGAGCTTAAGATTAGTAAAAATTCAAGGGCAGCCAACAAAAAAATTAAAGACTTAGGTGGAGGAAAAGATTTCTTAATAATCTCTGTTTTTGAAAATGGTAATTTAATTATCCCAAGTGGAGAAACCTTATTAAAGCCTGGAGATAGAATTTTAGTTCTTGTTAAAAGAGGGTGTGAGGATAAAATAAAAAAGTTGTTCCTTGAGTGAAAGAATGAAGGTTAAAGCTCCCTGTTCATCAGCAAACCTTGGGGTTGGCTTTGATGTCTTTGGCCTCTGTCTTGAAGAACCTTATGACATTATAGAGGTTAAGAAAATAGATGAAGGGATAGAGATAGAGGGAAAAGACATTCCTCTAAACCCTAAGGAAAATGTTGCTGGGGTTGTAGCTGAAAAGATGTTAAAAGACTTCAATATTGAGAGTGGAGTAAAGATAAAGATAAAAAAGGGAATTAAGGGAGGAAGTGGCTTAGGAAGCTCTGCAGCCTCAGCTGCTGGGACAGCATTTGCCATCAATGAGCTATTTAACTTAAAGTTGAGTAAGCTAAAGTTGGTTGATTATGCCTCCTATGGAGAGCTTATAGCCTCCGGAGCTAAGCATGCTGATAATGTAGCTCCAGCCATTTATGGAGGATTCACAATAGTTAACTACAATCCTCTAAATGTTCTCCACATAGATGTTGATTTTAATGTAATAGTGGCTATCCCTAATGTGAAAATAGAGACTAAGAAAGCAAGGGAAATAATTCCTAAGGAAGTGAGCTTAAAAGATATGGTTCATAACTTAGGTAGAGCTACAGGGATGATTTATGCTCTATTTAACAATGATTTAGAGTTATTTGGAAAGTATATGATGGAGGATAAGATAGTTGAACCATACAGAGGGAAACTGATCCCTCACTATTTTGAGGTTAAGGAGAAGTTGAAGAATTTAGCCTATGGAGTTTGTATAAGTGGCTCTGGCCCTTCCATCTTAGTTATCCCTAAGGAAGAGTTTCAAGATGAAATTATTGATATTTTAAGCTCTTACTATGATAAAATAATTAAAACAAGGGTAGGGAAGGGCTGTGAGTTATATAAAGCATGATAAATATGATAAGATCATTTGGAATAGAGTTAGGAAAGAGATAAGCTCTAATTTATCAGATGAGCTTACTGAATCCATCTTCTACCTCTTTTTTAAGTACAATGTTGAAATTATTAAGAGTCATGAAGTTATTGAGAAGATAATGAAGTCAAGGAAATTTAGTTATATTAAATCTATCACTACCCTTGATGAATCCCTTTCTCTAATAGCTACTAACCACTTCTGCTCAAACATTAAAGAGAAGGATGTTGAAGAAATTATGAGTGAGATTGAATCTTTTTTATCCCTAACCTATGGTTTTGGAGGAGGAGAGAAAATATTCTTAGACCCTAAGAAAAAGATAGAGTTATATGAAAAACTCTTAAAAAATAAAAATTTAATAAGATTCCTTGACTTCTTCACCAAATTCAATAGATTGGCTATAAAAAAGAGCAGGAGGAAGATAAAGCATATAGTTGGAGTTAAGTATGATGTTAAACTTGGGAATAGGATAAGTAATTTACTCCTCTCTGAAGTTAAGAACTTAGCTGATCCCTACTTACTCTTAGACTTTTTAAGAAGATACTCTGAAAGTAAATTACTAAACTATGAGATACTTGAAAATAGTGAGAAAAAAGAGTTAGTTATTTGCCTTGATGTTAGTGGGTCAATGAGAGGAAAAAAGGAAGAATGGGCTAAAGCCTTGGCTTTGGCTATAACAAATCTCTCAATCAATGAAGGGAAAAAAGTACATATAATTTTCTTTGATGATGGAGTTAGAGAGGTAAAGGAGTTCAATAAAAAGCTAAGTATGAATGACATTCTCTACATAGCCTCTGTTTTTTATGGAGGAGGGACAAACTTTGAAAAGCCATTAAAGAAGGCTATGGAGTATAATGGAGACATTATCTTTATCACTGATGGTGAGGCAGAGATATCAAAGAACTTTACTAACAAATTTATTGAGGAAAAGAAAAAGAGGGGGATAAAGCTATATTCCTTTTTCATAAACACTAAATCAACATACTCCTTAAAAAAGCTCTCTGATCTCTCTCTAACAATCTATGAGATAAATGAGAGATCAGCAGAAAAAATTTTAGATAAAATTATTTAGCCTCTTCTTCCTTCTTATGCTCTTCAAGAATCTTATCTAAAACCTTGGCTATCTTATCACAGCTTAACTTCTCCACCCTTCCATCAATGTGTATAAAGCAGGCATCAACATTTTCTGCCTTAATGTTCTCATTAACCTTATATAGTGAATATAGAGCTAACCTTAATCCCTCTTCTAAGTCCATGTCTTCCTTATACTCCTTTTCTAAGATTTCCATAACTGTCTGTCTTCCACTACCTATAGCTGTGGCTTTATACTCTATTAAAGCTCCACTTGGGTCTGTTTCAAATAACCTTCCTTCTCCTTTATCTATCCCAGCAATTAAGAGAGAAACTCCAAATGGTCTAACTCCTCCATGTTGAGTATAGGCCTGTTTAATATCACAGATCTTCTTAGCCAACAACTCTATAGAGATCTCTTCTCCATAGGTAACTCTATAAATTTGAGCCTCTAACCTTGCTCTATCAATTAAAACTCTTGCATCAGCCACCAACCCAGAGGTTGCAGCAGCTACATGGTCATCAATTTGGTAAATCTTCTCTATAGACCTTATCTTAATTAACTTACTTGTAACTCTTCTATCCACAGCTAAGATAACTCCATCCTTACAAACTATTCCTACTGCAGTAGTTCCTCTTTTTACTGCCTCTCTTGCATACTCAACTTGATATAACCTACCTTCAGGGCTAAATACTGTTATAGCCCTGTCATAAGCAGTTGGTGGTACAGCTTGCATATTTAATCACCAAGATTTTATTATAATTAAGGGAACATAATTTCTTAAGATAAAAAATTTTCTAAAGTGATTGGGAATGATATCAATAGTCTTAGGAACAAGGCCAGAAATTATAAAGCTCTCCCCTATAGTTAGGGCATTGGATGAAATAGAGTATTTTATTGTCCATACCAATCAGCACTACTCTGAGAACATGGATAGGGTATTTTTTGAAGAGCTTAACCTTCCAGAGCCAAAGTATAATTTAAATGTTGGTTCTGGTAACCATGGAGAACAGACAGGAAAAATGTTAATAAATATAGAAAAAGTTCTATTAAAAGAAAAGCCTAAGGTTGTTATAGTCCAAGGAGATACAAACTCAACACTATCTGGAGCCTTGGCAGCTTCAAAGTTACATATTAGAGTGGCTCATGTTGAAGCAGGTTTAAGAAGCTATGACAAAAGAATGCCTGAAGAGATTAATAGAATTTTAACTGATCATATTAGTGACTATCTATTTGCTCCAACTGAGATAGCTAAGGAGAACTTAATTAAGGAAGGAATTGAGGAAAATAAAATTTTTGTTGTAGGAAATACAATAGTTGATGCCACTCTGCAAAATTTAAAAATTGCTGAGAAAGTTATTAAAGATTTTGACTTAGAAGATTATTTTTTATTAACCCTACATAGGGCTGAAAATGTTGATAACAGAGAGAGGTTAAAGAAGATAGTTGAAGGAATATTAGAGGTTAGTGAAGTATATGAGAAAGATATTATCTTCCCAATCCACCCAAGAACCAAAAAGAAATTAAAAGAATTTAACTTATTTGATAAGCTAAAGGATAATGAAAGGATAAAAATCATTAATCCAGTAGGATATTTGAAATTTTTAATGTTAGAGAAGAATGCTGAATTAATATTAACTGACAGTGGTGGAGTTCAGGAAGAGGCTTGTATATTAAAGGTTCCATGTATAACCTTAAGGGACAATACTGAACGACCAGAAACTATAAAAGTTGGGGCTAATATCTTAGTAGGAGCCAATAAAGAGAAGCTAATTAAAGCTATAAGTGTTATGCTAAATAAAAAGAGAGATTGGGAAAACCCATTTGGAGATGGAAAGAGTGGAGAAAGAATAGTAAAAATATTGAGGGAAGAGCTATGAAGTTATCCTTAAAAACACCATGTACAACTTGGACATTTGATGAACTAATGGCTTGTGTCTTTGGGATTAAAGTTTTTGATGTTCACCTCTACTTCTATCTTTTAAAGCATGGTCCATTTAAGGTTAATGAGTTAGCTGAGAAATTAAATAAGAATAGAAGTACAATTCAGAGATCAGTGCAAAATTTAATGAATGCTGGCTTAGTTTATAGGAAACAGGTTAATTTAAAAGATGGTGGCTACT contains the following coding sequences:
- a CDS encoding TIGR02556 family CRISPR-associated protein, which gives rise to MLSSVAAIGKYIIKKEEKDINNPLSILVENPNIDNKYNIIFKITFDENFNYLGVFDDSFDKSLILKLLYKKGSARGADLSPTSKLTEPEKTFKNKILKAVSDAKKYKETEFLKKLEQVLKEKEKQIIEDIKKLKKRYPNEGIILTLTFKRGNEEIYVGDIEEFKEYFIYKATMDYYYMKTGNVVAKGKGVCSICNKEGEVFGLFREFKFYTIDKIGNVSGLKPNEAWKTFPICLKCALYIKEGKNYLDEHLRVKFYGNDLYIIPKVLDEKYIGDVLKRLEKMAEEFGTKDYSYREKKLFENLSKKDIYMYITFMFFKEGNDFKITQMIEDILPSRFAKLYAEIDRVENYGIFKYFKLKYKKLSKKEREYFKNILKNFDDREGLRFRLGYIKEFFGNEDFLRLLNIIISNKKVDYYQLINGFISKIRAKFVKDEPFELSAYKSFMILLFLINLNILNGEIMGDNKEYYLYDEIDEFFNNYKGFFDRDEKKCVFLLGILVNKLLSLQYKKRGSKPFQSKLYGLKLDKKRVEYIFKEAIQKLMEYEQEDNTLYYKKLREKVAEYFVKAGDDWKLTNNEISYIFSLGMAMSDRFKGKGGDEE
- the cas1 gene encoding CRISPR-associated endonuclease Cas1 codes for the protein MDIILKSYGFFIYKKGDRFIFEVKENGEVKKVEISASKVKRIILGKDGTITTSAINLAIEYNIPIIFLKNEDPTAMIWHCKLGKTGKIRRNQIKFSDTIEGMKYASKWIERKMKNQIDFLKELKKNHGKKGDFNKIIDNIKECIDDLNRYLNNTKENLGTVRDTIIGIEGTASKYYFKGINLALPEKYKFSERSRRPAKDRFNALLNYGYGMLYPVVEKACIVSGLDPYIGFIHSDGYNKRSLVYDIIEIYRIYVDKGVVSFINKKKVKDEFFIKLHNGVALSDTGIKEFAAFINEYIFDKELEIYKKRYKFPDAIQKECYKIANDIRERYL
- the cas2 gene encoding CRISPR-associated endonuclease Cas2, which codes for MIYVIYDISDDKIRKKVSDKCLNYGLLRIQKSVFAGNLNKNRIDELRVFCENIIEENDKVYIIEVCEKCFGKLICIGEEFDKELVNDSKKTMVL
- the cas4 gene encoding CRISPR-associated protein Cas4, which translates into the protein MEFDMITVSDVIEYLYCPRFVYFERVLGILQHEEKREKVLIGRHIHELKEKINKNYIRKSINAKSKYSNVYLSSKKYKIVGIVDEVLELNDGSFSPLDYKFAEYKSRLFKTYKYQSVLYGLLIKENFNVNVNKGFIVYVRSGNLIKEIKFKKEDFKKAIEFIKLIFEIIEDEKFPIDIKVNKKKCIDCCYRNLCCL
- a CDS encoding potassium channel family protein gives rise to the protein MYIIISGLGRVGFTLAKYLEKKHDLVLIDINPKKCEIASNEIDGIVINGDCTKIKILEDAGIDNADYYIAVTGKDEVNLLSSLLAKSYGVKTIARISELEYKDVFERLGIDITISPEIIAAKYIEKLIERPGIIDLAIVGRGEAEILELKISKNSRAANKKIKDLGGGKDFLIISVFENGNLIIPSGETLLKPGDRILVLVKRGCEDKIKKLFLE
- a CDS encoding homoserine kinase — translated: MKVKAPCSSANLGVGFDVFGLCLEEPYDIIEVKKIDEGIEIEGKDIPLNPKENVAGVVAEKMLKDFNIESGVKIKIKKGIKGGSGLGSSAASAAGTAFAINELFNLKLSKLKLVDYASYGELIASGAKHADNVAPAIYGGFTIVNYNPLNVLHIDVDFNVIVAIPNVKIETKKAREIIPKEVSLKDMVHNLGRATGMIYALFNNDLELFGKYMMEDKIVEPYRGKLIPHYFEVKEKLKNLAYGVCISGSGPSILVIPKEEFQDEIIDILSSYYDKIIKTRVGKGCELYKA
- a CDS encoding vWA domain-containing protein, encoding MSYIKHDKYDKIIWNRVRKEISSNLSDELTESIFYLFFKYNVEIIKSHEVIEKIMKSRKFSYIKSITTLDESLSLIATNHFCSNIKEKDVEEIMSEIESFLSLTYGFGGGEKIFLDPKKKIELYEKLLKNKNLIRFLDFFTKFNRLAIKKSRRKIKHIVGVKYDVKLGNRISNLLLSEVKNLADPYLLLDFLRRYSESKLLNYEILENSEKKELVICLDVSGSMRGKKEEWAKALALAITNLSINEGKKVHIIFFDDGVREVKEFNKKLSMNDILYIASVFYGGGTNFEKPLKKAMEYNGDIIFITDGEAEISKNFTNKFIEEKKKRGIKLYSFFINTKSTYSLKKLSDLSLTIYEINERSAEKILDKII
- the psmA gene encoding archaeal proteasome endopeptidase complex subunit alpha, which produces MQAVPPTAYDRAITVFSPEGRLYQVEYAREAVKRGTTAVGIVCKDGVILAVDRRVTSKLIKIRSIEKIYQIDDHVAAATSGLVADARVLIDRARLEAQIYRVTYGEEISIELLAKKICDIKQAYTQHGGVRPFGVSLLIAGIDKGEGRLFETDPSGALIEYKATAIGSGRQTVMEILEKEYKEDMDLEEGLRLALYSLYKVNENIKAENVDACFIHIDGRVEKLSCDKIAKVLDKILEEHKKEEEAK
- the wecB gene encoding non-hydrolyzing UDP-N-acetylglucosamine 2-epimerase → MISIVLGTRPEIIKLSPIVRALDEIEYFIVHTNQHYSENMDRVFFEELNLPEPKYNLNVGSGNHGEQTGKMLINIEKVLLKEKPKVVIVQGDTNSTLSGALAASKLHIRVAHVEAGLRSYDKRMPEEINRILTDHISDYLFAPTEIAKENLIKEGIEENKIFVVGNTIVDATLQNLKIAEKVIKDFDLEDYFLLTLHRAENVDNRERLKKIVEGILEVSEVYEKDIIFPIHPRTKKKLKEFNLFDKLKDNERIKIINPVGYLKFLMLEKNAELILTDSGGVQEEACILKVPCITLRDNTERPETIKVGANILVGANKEKLIKAISVMLNKKRDWENPFGDGKSGERIVKILREEL
- a CDS encoding helix-turn-helix domain-containing protein → MKLSLKTPCTTWTFDELMACVFGIKVFDVHLYFYLLKHGPFKVNELAEKLNKNRSTIQRSVQNLMNAGLVYRKQVNLKDGGYFYLYYAVPFEEVKERMKREIEGWYKKMKDWIDSIELEDLRDLHC